DNA sequence from the bacterium genome:
GGTCCGCATCGTCGACCGCGACTGGAAGCTGACGCTGGCGCCGCTGCCCGCCTACGCGAGCGGCAAGACCACCGCGGAGCAGCACGCCATGTCCATCGGCGGCCTGCTCCTGGCGCTGGTGCTCGCCCTGACGCTGCGCGCTTTGCTGCGCCGCCACGCGGCGCTGCAGGCGAGCCGCGCGGCCTACCAGCTGCTCGTGGACAACCTGTCGGACATGCTCGTGAAGGTCGACCTGGAGGGGCGCTTCCTCTTCGTCAGCCCCTCCTACTGCCGGATGTTCGGGATGCAGGAGCAGGAGCTGCTCGGGCAGGACTGCATGCCCCTGGTCCACGAGGACGACCGGGAATCGACGAGCCGCGCGCTGGCGCGGCTGCACGAACCGCCGCACACCAGCACCCACGAGCAGCGGGCGCTCACCCGGGAGGGCTGGCGCTGGATCGGCTGGACGAATTCCGCGGTGCTGGACGCCAGGGGCCGCGTGACGGAGATCGTGGCCGTCGGCCGCGACATCACGCGCCGCCGCGAGCTCGAGGAGCAGCTCGCCCTCTCGCAGAAGATGCAGGCGGTCGGCCTGCTGGCCGGCGGCATCGCCCACGACTTCAACAACATCCTGCAGGCGATGCGCAGCCACCTCCACTTCGTGGAGGAGGAGACCGCCCCCGAGTCGCCGGTGCGCGACGACCTGGTGCAGATCGACCGCAGCATCCAGCGCGCGGCGACCCTGACCCGCCAGCTGCTGGCCTTCAGCCGCCAGCAGGTGCTGCACACCGAGGACCTCGACCTGAACCACGCCGTGACCGACATGCTGAAGCTGCTGGGCCGGGTCATCGGCGAGGACGTGACCCTCGATTTCCGCCCCGAGCCCGAGCTGCGCAGCGCCCACGCCGACCTCGGCCAGCTCGAGCAGATCCTGCTGAACCTCTGCGTGAACGCGCGCGACGCCATCGACGGCGCCGGTTCCATCACGATCGCCACCGCGAACCGCGACATCGACGCCGAGTTCTGCGAGCAGAACGCCTGGGCCCGTCCCGGCCGCTGGGTCGAGCTGACGGTCAAGGACGACGGCCGGGGCATGGACGAGGAGACGCAGCGCCGCATCTTCGACCCGTTCTTCACCACCAAGAAGATGGGCCACGGCACGGGCCTCGGCCTGGCGACGGTCTACGGGATCGTGCGCCAGCACGACGGCCTGGTGCGGGTCGAGAGCAAGCCCGGGCGCGGGGCCGCGTTCAGCATCTGGCTGCCGGCGGGCGAGAAGGCGGCGCCGGTCCCGGCGCCGGTCGTCCCGGGCGCGGTGCCGCGGGGGCGCGAGACGGTCCTGGTGGCCGAGGACGACGAGGCCGTGCGCGAGCTGGCCACCCGGGTGCTGGTGCACGGCGGCTACAAGGTCGTCACGGCGCGTGACGGCGAGGAGGCGGTGCGCCTCCACGGCGAGCGCCGCGGGGACATCGCCCTGGTCATCCTGGACGTGGTGATGCCCAAGCTCGGGGGGCGCGAGGCGCGGGCCCGCATCCTCGAGCAGGCCAAGGACGTGCGCATCCTGTTCGCCACGGGCTACGATCCCGACACCGTCCACGGCCGCCTCGACGACGTCCGCGGCGCCGACATCCTGTCGAAGCCCTACGAGCCGGACGAACTGCTGCGGCGGGTGCGCAAGGCCATCGACGGCTGAGCGGCCGCCGCCGCCGGTTTTCATCGAATTTTCACACGATCCGCACCCGATCTTCACGGCCGGGAGCGATCCTGTGTCCACCGCCCCCGGGACCATGCCGGCCGGGGCGCAACCGCTGTGGAGGTCGACGTTGAACAAGAAGATGGCCGGTTTGCTGATGTGCCTGACCGTCGCCGCGGCCGCCGCCGGCGTCGCCGCCGCCGCCGACCTGACTGGTGCGGGCGCCACCTTCCCCTACCCGCTCTACGCGCAGTGGGCCGACTCCTACAAGAAGCTGACCGGCGTGGGCCTGAACTACCAGTCGATCGGCTCGGGCGGCGGCATCGCGCAGATCAAGGCGCAGACCGTCGATTTCGGCGCCTCGGACGCGCCCCTGACCAAGGCGGACCTCGACGCGGCCGGACTGGTGCAGTTCCCCATGATCGTCGGGGGTGTGGTGCCGGTGGTGAACCTCGAGGGGATCGCCCCGGGCGCGCTGAAGCTGTCGGCGGCGCTGCTGGCCGACATCTACCTCGGCGGCGTGAAGAAGTGGAACGACCCCGCCATCGCCGCCCTGAACCCGGGCCTGGCCTTGCCCGCGCGCGACATCACCGTGGTCCACCGCGCCGACGGGTCGGGCACGACCTGGATCTTCACGAACTACCTCGACAAGGTCTCGCCCGCCTGGCACGGCAAGGTCGGCTGCGGCAAGGAGGTCGCCTGGCCCGCCGGCGTGGGCGGCAAGGGCAACGAGGGCGTCGCCGCCTACGTCCAGCGCATCAAGGGCTCCGTCGGCTACGTCGAGTATGCCTACGCCCTGCAGAACAAGCTGACCCACATCCTGCTGGAGAACCACGCCGGGAAGTTCGTGGCGCCCACCCAGGCGTCCTTCCAGGCCGCGGCCGCCGGCGCCGACTGGAGCGCGGCGCCCGGCCTGTACCTGGTGCTCACCGACCAGCCCGGCGACGCCAGCTGGCCGATCACGGGCGCCTCGTTCGTGCTGATCCACCGCGAGCAGCGCGACGCCTCCCGCGCGAAGTCGCTGCTCGACTTCTTCGCCTGGTGCTTCGCCGAGGGCGACGCCGCCGCCAGCAACCTCGACTACGTGCCGATGCCCGACGACGTGGTCGCGCTGGTCGAGACCGTCTGGCGCAGCGAGGTGAAGTCCGCGGGCTCAGCGGTCTGGAAGTGAGCGGCCCGCAGGGGATTCCGCGATGACGGACCGCCGCGCGACCGCGGCGACCCCGGAACGCCGCCACCCGCGACCCTGGGGGGACCCCCTGTTCCGCAGCCTCGCGGCGGCGGCGGCGGGGTTCTTCCTGTTGCTGACCGGGGCGATCCTGCTGGAGCTGACGCGCGGCTCGTCCCTATCGCTGGCGAAGTTCGGCCCTTCCTTCCTGTGGAGCACCGCCTGGAACCCGGTGACCGGGGACTTCGGCGCCCTCTCCTCGATCGCCGGCACGCTGATCTCCACGGCCATCGCCATGGCGCTG
Encoded proteins:
- the pstS gene encoding phosphate ABC transporter substrate-binding protein PstS, whose translation is MCLTVAAAAAGVAAAADLTGAGATFPYPLYAQWADSYKKLTGVGLNYQSIGSGGGIAQIKAQTVDFGASDAPLTKADLDAAGLVQFPMIVGGVVPVVNLEGIAPGALKLSAALLADIYLGGVKKWNDPAIAALNPGLALPARDITVVHRADGSGTTWIFTNYLDKVSPAWHGKVGCGKEVAWPAGVGGKGNEGVAAYVQRIKGSVGYVEYAYALQNKLTHILLENHAGKFVAPTQASFQAAAAGADWSAAPGLYLVLTDQPGDASWPITGASFVLIHREQRDASRAKSLLDFFAWCFAEGDAAASNLDYVPMPDDVVALVETVWRSEVKSAGSAVWK
- a CDS encoding PAS domain S-box protein, which gives rise to IAQRNVERRELALESQVMDEQVRLRLSAWIDGRINLARDLAELAAAEAPLDSARFAAHAVRIHGLAAGLQAVNYVDTGHVIRIIVPAAVNRPALGADLDLHPSPGVREAVQKAATTGEVASSPVIELLQGGRGFATYHPIAGADGRLLGFVNGVFRIDILVEACLAEPRLYERFRLDLVDDLGNAAYRSVASGDPQAWPYAASGSVRIVDRDWKLTLAPLPAYASGKTTAEQHAMSIGGLLLALVLALTLRALLRRHAALQASRAAYQLLVDNLSDMLVKVDLEGRFLFVSPSYCRMFGMQEQELLGQDCMPLVHEDDRESTSRALARLHEPPHTSTHEQRALTREGWRWIGWTNSAVLDARGRVTEIVAVGRDITRRRELEEQLALSQKMQAVGLLAGGIAHDFNNILQAMRSHLHFVEEETAPESPVRDDLVQIDRSIQRAATLTRQLLAFSRQQVLHTEDLDLNHAVTDMLKLLGRVIGEDVTLDFRPEPELRSAHADLGQLEQILLNLCVNARDAIDGAGSITIATANRDIDAEFCEQNAWARPGRWVELTVKDDGRGMDEETQRRIFDPFFTTKKMGHGTGLGLATVYGIVRQHDGLVRVESKPGRGAAFSIWLPAGEKAAPVPAPVVPGAVPRGRETVLVAEDDEAVRELATRVLVHGGYKVVTARDGEEAVRLHGERRGDIALVILDVVMPKLGGREARARILEQAKDVRILFATGYDPDTVHGRLDDVRGADILSKPYEPDELLRRVRKAIDG